The Pseudomonas aeruginosa genome includes the window GGCCCATATACACTGCCCAACAGACTGATCCTCGCGCCGATGGCCGGGGTGACCGATCGTCCGTTCCGTCAGCTTTGCCGTCGCCTTGGCGCCGGGATGGTGGTATCGGAGATGGTGACCAGCGACGTCCGCCTGTGGAACAGCCGCAAGTCGCGCCTGCGCCTGATCCACGATGGCGAGGACGAGCCGCGCTCGGTGCAGATCGCCGGCGGCGATCCGGCCATGCTGGCCGAGGCCGCGCAGCGCAATGTGGAACTCGGTGCGCAGATCATCGACATCAACATGGGCTGCCCGGCGAAGAAGGTATGCAACAAGGCAGCGGGGTCCGCCCTGCTGCGGGACGAGGCGCTGGTCGCCGAGATCCTCGATGCCGTGGTCAGGGCGGTCGACGTACCGGTCACCCTGAAGATCCGGACCGGCTGGGACCGGGACAACCGTAACGGCGTCACCGTCGCGAAGCTCGCCGAACAGGCGGGGATCCAGGCTCTTGCGGTGCATGGCCGGACCCGCGCCGACCTGTACACCGGGGAGGCGGAGTACGAGACCATCGCGGCGATCAAGCAGGCCGTGTCGATACCGGTGTTCGCCAATGGCGACATCGATTCGCCGGAAAAGGCCAGGAAAGTCATCGAGCAGACCGGGGTGGATGCCCTGCTGATCGGTCGGGCCGCCCAGGGAAGACCGTGGATTTTCCGCGAGATCGACCATTACCTGCGGACCGGCGAGCACCTGCCGGCGGCGCCGCTTCCCGAAGTGCAGAGCATCCTGCTCGAACACCTCGCGGAGCTGCACCTTTTTTATGGGGAAGAAATGGGTGTGCGGATCGCCCGCAAGCATGTGGGGTGGTATCTCGCGACTCTGCCGGGCGCAAGGGAATTCCGCGCCCAGTTCAATCGTTTGCAGGACACGGATGCGCAGTGCGCCAGCGTCAGGCAGTTCTTCGCCGAGCGCCAGAACAACGGAACAGGGGTGGCCGCATGACAACGATGACGACCGAGACTTTAGTGAGTGGAACAACGCCCGTGAGCGACAACGCCAACCTGAAACAGCACCTCACCACGCCGACGCAAGAAGGGCAGACCCTGCGCGACAGCGTGGAGAAGGCATTGCACAACTACTTCGCCCACCTCGAAGGGCAGCCGGTCACGGACGTTTACAACATGGTGCTCTGCGAAGTCGAAGCGCCGCTGCTGGAAACCGTCATGAACCACGTCAAGGGGAACCAGACCAAGGCCTCCGAGCTACTCGGCCTGAACCGCGGGACCCTGCGCAAGAAACTCAAGCAATACGATCTTCTTTAAGAGCGGCGGCGGGCTCCGGCCAAGGGCGCGCGTCCCGGCCGGCACCCGCGGCCGGAAGCCAGCCCTCAGGACCCTTGCAATGACCGACCAAACCACCCGCCTGCCCATCCGCCGCGCGCTGATCAGCGTTTCCGACAAGACCGGCGTCGTCGACTTCGCCCGTGAGCTGGTCGCCCTCGGCGTGGAAATCCTTTCCACCGGCGGCACCTACAAGCTGCTCCGGGACAACGGCATCTCTGCCGTGGAAGTGGCCGACTACACCGGCTTCCCGGAAATGATGGACGGTCGGGTGAAGACCCTGCACCCGAAGGTGCATGGCGGTATCCTCGGTCGCCGCGACCTGGACGGCGCGGTCATGGAGCAGCACGGCATCAAGCCGATCGACCTGGTGGCGGTCAACCTGTATCCCTTCGAGGCCACGGTGGCCAGGCCCGACTGCGACCTGCCTACCGCCATCGAGAACATCGATATCGGCGGACCGACCATGGTCCGTTCGGCGGCGAAGAACCACAAGGATGTCGCCATCGTGGTCAATGCCGGCGACTACGCCGCCGTGATCGAATCCCTCAAGGCCGGCGGCCTGACCTACGCCCAGCGTTTCGACCTGGCCCTCAAGGCGTTCGAGCACACCTCCGCCTACGACGGCATGATCGCCAACTACCTGGGTACCATCGACCAGACCCGCGATACCCTAGGCACCGCCGACCGCGGCGCCTTCCCGCGCACCTTCAACAGTCAGTTCGTCAAGGCCCAGGAAATGCGCTACGGCGAGAACCCGCACCAGAGCGCGGCGTTCTACGTCGAGGCGAAGAAGGGCGAGGCCAGCGTCTCCACCGCCATCCAGTTGCAGGGCAAGGAACTGTCGTTCAACAACGTCGCCGACACCGACGCCGCCCTGGAATGCGTGAAGAGCTTCCTCAAGCCGGCCTGCGTGATCGTCAAGCATGCCAACCCCTGCGGCGTCGCCGTGGTGCCGGAAGACGAAGGCGGCATCCGCAAGGCCTACGACCTGGCCTACGCCACCGATAGCGAATCGGCGTTCGGCGGCATCATCGCCTTCAACCGCGAGCTGGACGGCGAAACCGCCAAGGCCATCGTCGAGCGCCAGTTCGTCGAGGTGATCATCGCGCCGAAGATTTCCGCCGCCGCCCGCGAGGTGGTCGCCGCCAAGGCCAACGTACGCCTGCTCGAATGCGGCGAATGGCCAGCCGAGCGCGCCCCGGGCTGGGACTTCAAGCGGGTCAACGGCGGCCTGCTGGTACAGAGCCGCGACATCGGCATGATCAAGGCCGAGGACCTGAAGATCGTCACTCGCCGCGCGCCCACCGAGCAGGAGATCCACGACCTGATCTTCGCCTGGAAGGTGGCCAAGTTCGTCAAGTCCAACGCCATCGTCTACGCCAGGAACCGCCAGACCGTCGGCGTCGGCGCCGGCCAGATGAGCCGGGTCAACTCCGCACGGATCGCCGCGATCAAGGCCGAGCACGCCGGCCTGGAAGTGAAAGGCGCGGTGATGGCTTCCGACGCCTTCTTCCCGTTCCGCGACGGCATCGACAACGCGGCCAAGGCCGGCATCACCGCGGTGATCCAGCCGGGCGGCTCGATGCGCGACAACGAAGTGATCGCGGCGGCCGACGAGGCGGATATCGCGATGGTGTTCACTGGCATGCGCCATTTCCGCCATTGAGTATCACGGCGGCTGAGCGCGATGCGGCCAGCCGCCCTACCCACGAATTTCACGCAGGGCGGATAACGCGGCGCGTTACCCGCCGTTGCGCCAGGAGAACCCCATGAACGTACTCATCATCGGCAGCGGCGGTCGTGAACATGCCCTGGCCTGGAAAGTCGCCCAAGACCCGCGCGTGGCGAAGGTCTTCGTCGCCCCGGGCAACGCCGGCACCGCCACCGAAGCCAAGTGCGAGAACGTCGCCATCGACGTGCTGGCCCTGGAGCAACTGGCCGACTTCGCCGCGAAGAACGTCCAGTTGACCATCGTCGGTCCCGAGGCGCCGCTGGTGGCAGGCGTGGTCGACCTGTTCCGCGAGCGCGGCCTGGATATCTTCGGCCCGACCGCCGGCGCCGCCCAGCTGGAAGGCTCGAAGGCCTTCACCAAGGACTTCCTCGCCCGCCACCGGATCCCCACCGCCGCCTATCGCAACTTCACCGAGGTCGAGCCGGCCCTGGCCTACCTGCACGAGCAGGGCGCGCCCATCGTCATCAAGGCCGATGGCCTGGCCGCGGGCAAGGGCGTGATCGTCGCCATGAACCTGGACGAAGCCGAAGCCGCCGTGCGCGACATGCTCGCCGGCAATGCCTTCGGCGACGCCGGCTCGCGCGTGGTGATCGAGGAGTTCCTCGATGGCGAGGAGGCCAGCTTCATCGTCATGGTCGACGGCCAGAACGTGCTGCCGATGGCCACCAGCCAGGACCACAAGCGCGTCGGCGATGGCGACAGCGGGCCGAACACCGGCGGCATGGGCGCCTACTCGCCGGCCCCGGTGGTCACCGCCGAGGTCCACCAGCGGGTGCTGGACGAAGTGATCTACCCGACCGTGCGCGGCATGGCCGAGGAAGGCAACGTCTATACCGGCTTCCTCTATGCCGGCCTGATGATCGACAAGAGCGGCGCGCCCAAGGTCATCGAATTCAACTGCCGCTTCGGCGATCCGGAAACCCAGCCGATCATGGTCCGCCTGGAGTCCTCCCTGGTCCTGCTGGTCGAGGC containing:
- the purH gene encoding bifunctional phosphoribosylaminoimidazolecarboxamide formyltransferase/IMP cyclohydrolase, with the protein product MTDQTTRLPIRRALISVSDKTGVVDFARELVALGVEILSTGGTYKLLRDNGISAVEVADYTGFPEMMDGRVKTLHPKVHGGILGRRDLDGAVMEQHGIKPIDLVAVNLYPFEATVARPDCDLPTAIENIDIGGPTMVRSAAKNHKDVAIVVNAGDYAAVIESLKAGGLTYAQRFDLALKAFEHTSAYDGMIANYLGTIDQTRDTLGTADRGAFPRTFNSQFVKAQEMRYGENPHQSAAFYVEAKKGEASVSTAIQLQGKELSFNNVADTDAALECVKSFLKPACVIVKHANPCGVAVVPEDEGGIRKAYDLAYATDSESAFGGIIAFNRELDGETAKAIVERQFVEVIIAPKISAAAREVVAAKANVRLLECGEWPAERAPGWDFKRVNGGLLVQSRDIGMIKAEDLKIVTRRAPTEQEIHDLIFAWKVAKFVKSNAIVYARNRQTVGVGAGQMSRVNSARIAAIKAEHAGLEVKGAVMASDAFFPFRDGIDNAAKAGITAVIQPGGSMRDNEVIAAADEADIAMVFTGMRHFRH
- the dusB gene encoding tRNA dihydrouridine synthase DusB, whose amino-acid sequence is MSVVRIGPYTLPNRLILAPMAGVTDRPFRQLCRRLGAGMVVSEMVTSDVRLWNSRKSRLRLIHDGEDEPRSVQIAGGDPAMLAEAAQRNVELGAQIIDINMGCPAKKVCNKAAGSALLRDEALVAEILDAVVRAVDVPVTLKIRTGWDRDNRNGVTVAKLAEQAGIQALAVHGRTRADLYTGEAEYETIAAIKQAVSIPVFANGDIDSPEKARKVIEQTGVDALLIGRAAQGRPWIFREIDHYLRTGEHLPAAPLPEVQSILLEHLAELHLFYGEEMGVRIARKHVGWYLATLPGAREFRAQFNRLQDTDAQCASVRQFFAERQNNGTGVAA
- the fis gene encoding DNA-binding transcriptional regulator Fis, with translation MTTMTTETLVSGTTPVSDNANLKQHLTTPTQEGQTLRDSVEKALHNYFAHLEGQPVTDVYNMVLCEVEAPLLETVMNHVKGNQTKASELLGLNRGTLRKKLKQYDLL
- the purD gene encoding phosphoribosylamine--glycine ligase, coding for MNVLIIGSGGREHALAWKVAQDPRVAKVFVAPGNAGTATEAKCENVAIDVLALEQLADFAAKNVQLTIVGPEAPLVAGVVDLFRERGLDIFGPTAGAAQLEGSKAFTKDFLARHRIPTAAYRNFTEVEPALAYLHEQGAPIVIKADGLAAGKGVIVAMNLDEAEAAVRDMLAGNAFGDAGSRVVIEEFLDGEEASFIVMVDGQNVLPMATSQDHKRVGDGDSGPNTGGMGAYSPAPVVTAEVHQRVLDEVIYPTVRGMAEEGNVYTGFLYAGLMIDKSGAPKVIEFNCRFGDPETQPIMVRLESSLVLLVEAALAKALDKVEATWDPRPTVGVVLAAGGYPGDYAKGEVIEGLAEAAALEGKVFHAGTALKDGQVVTSGGRVLCATAIGESVSAAQQQAYRLAEKIRWNGCFYRKDIGYRAIARERGES